The Orcinus orca chromosome 1, mOrcOrc1.1, whole genome shotgun sequence DNA window GTATAGTTGTAAGTTAGGGGAAGGTCCCAGAGATACCCTCTGTGCTATCCTATAACTCAGTCAGATCAGGTCCTTTCACAACTCTCATTGTCTTCACACATGCCCTTCCATTTGCCCAGAATGTTCTTCCTCTGCTTCTTAAATGGAATTCCTTCTTACCCTTCAGGACCCAGCCTAAATATGATGccctcctcacctccttcagCCAGTTAGCTACTTTTTCCTCTGTGCTTCCACAATACTTTACCTCAAAAATATCTCCAATTCCATCCCACTATACTATAATTTAAGCCGTTAAATGTCTGTCTCTCCATTTTGACCACAAGACCTACCAGGGCAGCAAACTTATTTATGTTCTAACCTCAGTGATCTGACCCAGGGACTCACACTAAAAACACCCccaaatagttgttgaatgaataaattaggtACAGGTCACTCAAATGGGCGAAGTTAAAGGTCTTCCCTGTCCCCGACTGAGGGCTTTGGCCCGTGTTCCCACCTTTTCCCAGCCAGGAGTCCACCTCACCTGAACATGCAGGCACAGACCACCAAACAGCAGCAGCGCTGCAGCGTGGACGAGGTACACGAACACCCGAGGACTGAGGAATCCAGGCTCAGGCTTCTCTGGGGTCTCTCTGTTCTTGCTCCTTTGCATCCCAAGTGTAAGGCAGAGCCAAGGATGGGTGGTCACATATGTCCAAGTTGCCCAGGCAACCAGTATAGCCACTGGCGCAGCCAGTAGAAAATTGGGCACCTGCTTGAGTTCATAGTATCTCAAAAAGCCAACATTCCAATAGATATCCTGGATGTAGCTGTATATTAGGGGAAGATCCCAGGAGCACCAAGGCGGCTCATTTCCCTCTACGATTCGGTAGCCCTTGTCCACAGCTAACTGCAGCAAGGGCTTAGGAATGGGGTAGGCTGGGCCTGGCAGACAGAACTGGGTATAGGCGTAATATTGAAAGAGGGCAAAGGGAAGGCTAAGTGTGAGCACTGACAGGAACACAGAGCCCATCAGCTTCAAGAGCTGTCTCAGAGGATTCCTCAccatgagagaagagaaaaagcctCGGCACTGAGAATGCACGAGGAAGCCAACGTTGACCAGCCCGTTGGAGCGCACACCAGTGGCAAGGGCAAAGAGGAGTCCACTAGTCCAGCTTCGGCCCCTTTCCAGCTGCCCCAGGGCGCTGAATGTCAGGAGGGCAAACAAAGCTTCTGAGTAGCCAGCCGCCAGGAAGACATTGGCGGGGCTGAGGCAGAAGAGCAGCGCTCCATAAAAAGCCTGGCGGGGACAGCGCAAAACCAGACAGCCCAGGTCATGAAGCGCAAGTGCGGCCAGCACGGAGAACAAGGAATTGAGCAATGCTACTGAGATTAGCAGGCAACTCCGTAGGCTCAGTAACCCCCACAGGGGTCTCAGCAATTCAGTCCCCACCAACAGGACCAGGGGGAAACCGGGGAAGAAGGCAAAGTTGTGCTCATACAGGTAGCCATGCTCAGCAATGAACAGGAAGTGTTCAGCATCCCAGTGAGACAGGCCGCCCAGGAGACTTTCCACAAGTTGGTCCACAGAGCCGGAGGGGGCGAGGCGAGGAGGTGAGAAGGCTTCCGCATGATGGTCTGGGATGATGGCATTGAAGAGAGCCTGTGGGATGAAGGAGAACTAGGATTTTGGTTGAGCCAGTGGAAGCATTACCATTTAATAAAATGAGGAGGAACAGACATGTTGGGGAAGAATCACAAGTTAAGTTTGAGATGGACATTCCAGTGCAGAGGTCAACGAGACTGTGAGATATATGGGTCTGAGGGTCAGGAGAGCAATCAGGgctagagatataaatttgggagtcataAGTATATGGATGATATTAAAAGGTGTGAGACTGAATGAGATCACCCAGGGAAGAAGTGCAGATAGAGAAAAGAAGAGATCTGAGGACTGGGCCTCAGACATGTCAATATTTAGAGGCTCGGAAGAGAGTGAGGATCTAGCAATAAAGGTAAAGAAGGAAGGTCAGTGAGGTAGGGAGGAAACCAGGAGAGCATGGTGTCACAGAACCAAGTAAAGCAAAGGAGTGATCGGCTCTTAAATGTTGCTGATAGGTCAAGTAAGATGGGGACTGAAAACTGACCACTGGCTTTAGCAATGGGAATGTCATTGGTGACTTTGACAAGAGCTACTTCAGTGgagtggaggagagagaagactgCCTGGACTGGGTTcagcagagaagggaagaagtgaGACAGTAGATACAGACAACTGTTTGGAGGAGTTTTCCTGTAAAGGGAAGCAGAGAAATGGGGTAGTAGATGAATGACATTGTGGGGTCAAGAgaaatcttgttttttttcccaaaggcGGGAGGTAAGTATTTGTTTGCCAATGGGAATATCCAGTGGAAAGGAAACCACTGAGTATGCAGGCGAGAAAGGGAAGAATTGCTGGAGCAGGCAAAAGGGGATGGAATCTGCTTTGGAGGTGGAACTGGCCTTAGAGAGGAGACAGACAGTTCATCCACCCTTCAGTAGTGAAGGCACAGAGGTGCAGATGTAGGTATGCTGATGGCTGTGGTGGAAGTATTCAGAAGGTTACTTCTTATTGCTTctacttttctgaattttcacTCAGGAAAACAAGCTGGGGAAAAGGTGCTAGAGACTTAAGaggaaaatgtgtaaaataagtCATCTATGACCCTAGTTCTCAAAATAGGCTGTGCACTGGAATTGCCCAAGGGGTTtcaaaaatactgatgcctgggttTCCCTCCTGCTACAACATTGATGACTTAACCAATATGGGGTACAGCCTGGGCGTTTAGATTCTTTTTAGCTCTCCCAGCTGATTCTGATGTGCAGAAAAATTTGAGAGAATGGGTGAGCGACTGGACCAGGGAAATACACTAAGATTGCCAGGCAGCACTAAGGACTCACTTGGGTTAATGATATTGAATACAAAGAGACTAGTTAACACAgttgtatgcttttctctgggcAGATGCATGCGTGGAGTAGACACAGAATTGAATTTAACCATGGCTGGGCTTTTGTCTTGTGATTAAGACATAGGGAGAATGGAGCGAGTGAGTTGTACGTGTATGCATGGTGGACCATGGAATCTAAACTGGGTAAGAAGTGGAGCTGAAGCCATGAGGTAGGTGAGGGACAGTGAAACCGTGGTAGAATCAATGGATAAGTCCTGAGGGAGTGGAAGAATCGTTAGAACTGGGGTAGTGGAGGGAGTGAACTGGAAAGATAGGAGATAGTGGTTAGATGTATCAGCTTTACTAATATTGAAACCACCAAGAAATATACAGTAGTGCTGGAAAGAGTAACAGTGAATCAGGAGCTAAAACCTTCAAGGAATGAGGAGGAATGAGTTGTCGCTAACAGAGATGACAGCAACAACAAAGGGTAACTGGGGTATAACCTGATGGCGCGAGCTTTAAAGCtggaagggggggaggggaggataatGAAATAGCATTATTATTAAATGTCTTTTTGCCCCGTTAGATTTGGTCAGCTGCTTAAGGGAAAAGAGATCGTGACTTTTTATACTCCCACCTAGCATAGTTCTTTGACCCGGGCAGGAACTTAATAAAATTTGGTGGTTGAGCGAAcagtatagaggaaacatacttGTTTCCAAATCACCATCTGAATTAGAACCCAGCTGTCCTGGTACCCTATCCCAGACGCCGAGTCACAGTACTGCTCCCTTAGTTCTGTCAATCATTCAGCTGATGCTGGTTCAAAGCCATCATCAAGTCAGTTTTCCAGCCTAGCAACAGGAGTATAACCTCATTTTTAAGGCTCTTCCCTTTTTCGGTCAGTTTCTTTATCAGGCCACTTCAAACAGTGAAAACAAGTGGGACACAGGTAACAGCCCTAGTCTCCAAGTTGAAGACACTTCTAACTAAACCTGGGACCCAGCAGAGGCTGTTATGCCTCACATAGTGGGcgaggagagaaaaaaggagtTTTCCACAAAGGAACCACCGATGAGCCTCAGAGAGAATGTGCTTGTGAGGAAAGGCACATATAATATGCTAATAGAACATCCCTAGGGTGTTGACATACATTCAACAATAACAGATACTGAAGACCTACTAAGCactgggcactgtgctaggcaccatACATAGTTCATATATACCTGAAATTTGATTGAAATATGTATCAAGGGCAGCCTTGGAGGGGACAGGGAATTGCAAAATGCATTCTGCGGGTTGTGTGTGGGTGAGACAGCAAGGGGACACAGCTGGGGGAAGAGTAGGAGACACTGCTGACTAAACAAATATACACAGACGGTCTCAGGACAGTGCCACCTCTCTCC harbors:
- the PIGV gene encoding GPI mannosyltransferase 2 isoform X2, which produces MWPLDTSRKEVLGFAVSCRVLTLVLQALFNAIIPDHHAEAFSPPRLAPSGSVDQLVESLLGGLSHWDAEHFLFIAEHGYLYEHNFAFFPGFPLVLLVGTELLRPLWGLLSLRSCLLISVALLNSLFSVLAALALHDLGCLVLRCPRQAFYGALLFCLSPANVFLAAGYSEALFALLTFSALGQLERGRSWTSGLLFALATGVRSNGLVNVGFLVHSQCRGFFSSLMVRNPLRQLLKLMGSVFLSVLTLSLPFALFQYYAYTQFCLPGPAYPIPKPLLQLAVDKGYRIVEGNEPPWCSWDLPLIYSYIQDIYWNVGFLRYYELKQVPNFLLAAPVAILVAWATWTYVTTHPWLCLTLGMQRSKNRETPEKPEPGFLSPRVFVYLVHAAALLLFGGLCLHVQELLYCFPQDLHHFVFPVAVHKDPNFSTSSPTLIFLLLFF
- the PIGV gene encoding GPI mannosyltransferase 2 isoform X1; translation: MWPLDTSRKEVLGFAVSCRVLTLVLQALFNAIIPDHHAEAFSPPRLAPSGSVDQLVESLLGGLSHWDAEHFLFIAEHGYLYEHNFAFFPGFPLVLLVGTELLRPLWGLLSLRSCLLISVALLNSLFSVLAALALHDLGCLVLRCPRQAFYGALLFCLSPANVFLAAGYSEALFALLTFSALGQLERGRSWTSGLLFALATGVRSNGLVNVGFLVHSQCRGFFSSLMVRNPLRQLLKLMGSVFLSVLTLSLPFALFQYYAYTQFCLPGPAYPIPKPLLQLAVDKGYRIVEGNEPPWCSWDLPLIYSYIQDIYWNVGFLRYYELKQVPNFLLAAPVAILVAWATWTYVTTHPWLCLTLGMQRSKNRETPEKPEPGFLSPRVFVYLVHAAALLLFGGLCLHVQVLTRFLCSSTPIVYWFSAHLLQDQEPLLRSLETVPWKPLSGDSPPGQKVPRNSIMGLLYNWKTCSLVTRCILGYFLTYWLLGLLLHCNFLPWT
- the PIGV gene encoding GPI mannosyltransferase 2 isoform X3, whose translation is MWPLDTSRKEVLGFAVSCRVLTLVLQALFNAIIPDHHAEAFSPPRLAPSGSVDQLVESLLGGLSHWDAEHFLFIAEHGYLYEHNFAFFPGFPLVLLVGTELLRPLWGLLSLRSCLLISVALLNSLFSVLAALALHDLGCLVLRCPRQAFYGALLFCLSPANVFLAAGYSEALFALLTFSALGQLERGRSWTSGLLFALATGVRSNGLVNVGFLVHSQCRGFFSSLMVRNPLRQLLKLMGSVFLSVLTLSLPFALFQYYAYTQFCLPGPAYPIPKPLLQLAVDKGYRIVEGNEPPWCSWDLPLIYSYIQDIYWNVGFLRYYELKQVPNFLLAAPVAILVAWATWTYVTTHPWLCLTLGMQRSKNRETPEKPEPGFLSPRVFVYLVHAAALLLFGGLCLHVQLTCFKIKNHC